In the Malaclemys terrapin pileata isolate rMalTer1 chromosome 12, rMalTer1.hap1, whole genome shotgun sequence genome, one interval contains:
- the LOC128846027 gene encoding olfactory receptor 14A16-like, giving the protein MVNRTTVTEFLLLGFSDIREQQILYSMVFLLIYLASVIGNLLIIAVVALDCHLRTPMYFFLFNLSFLDLCYISVTIPKMFANSLTNTRSISFFGCVTQVFLVISLAATECAFLSVMAYDRYTAICFPLHYRMIMSRGTCAQMAAGSWVSGFVYSVLHTGNTFRLPFCHSNVVGQFFCDIPQLLKLSCSDTYSNKVVVVLFGVCLALGCFVFIIVSYIQIFSTVLKIPSMQGRRKAFSTCLPHLVVIGLFFGTGSFVYMRQTSMSSSYWDLLASVLYAVLPPLSNPIIYSLRNKEIRGSG; this is encoded by the coding sequence ATGGTCAATAGAACTACCGTGACTGAGTTCCTTCTTCTGGGATTCTCTGACATCCGAGAGCAACAGATTTTATATTCCATGGTGTTCCTACTCATTTATCTAGCATCTGTGATAGGGAACCTTCTTATCATTGCAGTTGTAGCCCTCGATTGCCACCTTCgcacccccatgtatttctttCTATTCAACCTATCCTTCCTAGACCTCTGCTACATCTCCGTCACCATCCCCAAGATGTTTGCCAACTCCCTAACCAACACCAGGTCCATTTCCTTCTTTGGATGCGTCACCCAAGTCTTTCTGGTTATTTCACTTGCAGCCACAGAATGTGCCTTTCTCTCCGTGATGGCATATGATCGCTACACTGCCATCTGTTTTCCTCTGCATTACAGGATGATCATGAGCAGGGGTACCTGTGCCCAGATGGCAgcaggttcctgggtcagtggatTCGTATATTCAGTGCTTCACACAGGCAACACCTTTAGGTTGCCCTTCTGCCATTCCAATGTTGTCGGCCAATTCTTCTGTGATATCCCTCAGTTGCTCAAGCTGTCCTGCTCTGACACATACTCCAACAAGGTTGTGGTGGTCCTCTTTGGGGTGTGCTTAGCACTGGGCTGTTTTGTGTTTATCATCGTGTCCTACATTCAGATTTTTTCCACCGTGCTGAAGATCCCATCCATGCAGGGAAGgcgtaaagccttctccacctgcctgccACACCTTGTGGTCATTGGCTTATTCTTTGGCACTGGCAGCTTTGTGTATATGAGGCAAACCTCAATGTCTTCTTCCTATTGGGACCTGTTGGCATCTGTGCTCTATGCCGTGCTGCCACCATTATCGAATCCAATCATTTATAGCTTGAGGAACAAGGAGATAAGAGGCTCTGGGTAG